The stretch of DNA GATGCCATCGCCAAGGAACGTCGCGGCCAGGTCGGCACGGGCGAACGGTCGGAGAAAATCCGCACCTACAACTTCAAGGAAAACCGCATCACCGACCACCGCATCAACTTCACGATGCATCAGTTGCAGTACGCGCTTGACGGCGATCTCAACGAATTGATCGAGCAGATGAACGCGCACGTGCAGGCGGAGAAACTCAAGCAGGCCACCGAGGAACCGGGATCGATGCAATGACCCTGGTCGCATCGGTCGTGGACGCGGCGGTGGCGCGCCTGTGCGCAGCCGGCTTCTCGCGCGACGACGCGAGGCGCGATGTTGGGGTGCTCGCACGATCGATTCTGCAGTGGAGCCTGGCGGATTGGCTGGCGCAGTCGTCCACTGAAGCACCGGCGGATTTCGCGCCCACACTCGACGCCCTGATCGCGCGCCGGGCGCGCCATGAGCCCGTGGCGTACCTGCTTGGGGAAAAGGAATTTTACGGGCGCCCTTACCGGGTTACCCGCCACACCCTGATTCCGCGACCTGAGACCGAGGGGCTGGTGGATGCCACCCTCGCGTGGTTGCGCGAGCGTGCGGAAGGCGCCCTGCGACCTCCGCGCATTATTGACGTTGGCACCGGCAGCGGCTGCATCGCCATCACACTGGCGCTTGAGGGCGCGTCGTTAGGCGCGAAAATCAGCGCGACTGATATTTCACCTGACGCGCTGGCCACCGCGCGCGAGAATGCGCACAGGCTCGGCGCCGCCACCGTGCACTTTCATCAGGGCGACCTGCTGGCCGACGTCGCACTTCCCGTTGACGCGATCGTCTCCAACCCGCCCTACGTGCCGTCGCACGGCAGACAATCGATGCAGCCGGACGTGGCCGACTACGAACCCTCGACTGCCCTTTTCGCAGGAGACGATGGGCTCGACGTGATCCGGCAGTTGATTCCCGAGGCACGCCGCGGGCTGGCTCCTGGTGGAGTCTTGATCATGGAGGTGGGCATCGGTCAGGCGGACGCCATCACCGCGCTGCTGGAGGCCGCGGGCTTTGCCGGCGTTGAACGTCACGCCGACCTGCAGGGAATCGCCCGAGTCATCGTGGCGCACGTGCCAGGGCCGCCTGGGGGCCCGGGCCTATAATTTCCACCATGTCCTGTTTGTTCTGCCGAATCATCGCCGGCGAGATCCCCGCATCGCGCGTGTACGAAGACGAGACCCTGATCGCCTTCGACGACATCCATCCGCAGGCGCCGATGCACGTGCTTATCGTGCCCCGTCTGCACGTGCCGACGCTCAACGCGCTCGACCCGTCACACGATGCGCTCGTCGGGTCCATGATCCGCCGGGCCGCCGCCATCGCCAAAGACCGTGGGTTCGATGAAGGCGGTTACCGTACGGTGTTCAACTGCAACGCCCAGGCTGGCCAAACGGTGTTCCACATACATCTTCATGTGTTGGGCGGGCGGACGCTCGCGTGGCCTCCTGGATAATGAGCCAATTGGCCAATGGGGCAGTGAGGCAATGGGACCCTGGACCCTGGACTCTGGACCCTGGACGGCGCTCAGAGCACGTTCGATAGTTCTGCGAGGGAGCGAATCACCGTGATGGTCGGGTCGTCGAGCGTGACCCGCTGCCCGCGGTCGAGCAGGACCGCGCGCATGCCGGCCTGGCGCGCGCCGTGGACGTCGTGGGCCAGGCTGTCGCCCACCATCACCGCGCGCGACGCTGAAACCTCCATCCGCTCCAGCGCTTCCTGAAAAATGCGGGGGTCGGGTTTCATGTAGCCGAATTCCGCCGATGACACGGTGACTGACATCAGCCCTTCGATGGCGAAATGGGCCTGGAACGATGTCAGGCAGCGATGGGAATTTGAAATCAGTCCCAGCTTCACGCCGCGGCCATGCAAGGCCGTCAGCGCCGCCGGCACGTCGTCGTACATCTCGAAGTGGTGGTGCTGGGCCCAGTCGTCGTAGATCTCGCGGGCGGCGGTCTCCACCCCGGGGCCACTGCCGCCCATCAGCTCGATGATTCGGGCGGTGTACCGCGTGAAGAGCAGGTCATGGTAGAGCTGGTCGGCTGAGTCCAGCATGGCGGCGGCGCCCGCCACGGCGGTCTCAAACGTCGCGGGATCCACCTCGACACCGTAGCGCACGCACGTGCCTGCATACCCTGCGCCGAGGAACCTGGGACCGGGCCGGATCAGCGTAAAGTCAACGTCGAAAAAGACGGCATCGGTCTCGGCCACTGAACTGATTATAGAATAAGGGTTTACACCACCCAATGCGCGACTGGAAAGACACGCTCAACCTCCCCCGGACCGACTTCCCGATGAAGGCGAACCTGCCGACCGCCGAGCCGGCCACGCTGGCACGTTGGGCCGGGATGAATCTGTACGAGGCCATCCGTAGCCGCCGCGCGGGCGCGCCGAAATTTGTGCTGCACGACGGCCCGCCGTACGCCAATGGCCAGATTCACATCGGCCACGCGCTCAACAAGATCCTGAAAGACTTCATTGTGAAGTCGCAGACGATGGCCGGGCGGGACGCGCCGTATGTGCCCGGGTGGGACTGCCACGGCCTGCCGATCGAACTCAATGTCGAGAAGGAGCGGGGTCCCGCGTCGAAGAGCGGTTCTGTCGGCGATTTCCGGCGTGCGTGTCGCGAATACGCGGCGACGTTTGTCGCGTCGCAGCGCGCGGACTTCGAGCGATTGGGTATTTTCGGTGACTGGGATTCGCCGTATCTCACGATGAACTTTGGTTACCAGGCCGCGATTGTGCGGGCGCTGGGGAAGTTCGTCGCGCGAGGCCTCGTCTACAAGGGCAAGAAACCCGTGCATTGGTGCCTTCGCGACCGTACGGCGCTTGCCGAAGCAGAAGTCGAGTACGAGACGCACCGCTCGCCGTCTATCTACGTGGAGTTTCCGCTGTCGAGCGCGGATACGACACTGGCGTCGCGTGTACCGGCGCTTGCGGGCCGATCCGTCTCGGTGCTGATCTGGACCACCACGCCGTGGACGATTCCGGCGAACCTGGCGGTGGCGTTCCACCCTTCGCTTGAGTACGGGGCCTTTGAGTACGAGGGGCGGGCGGTCATCGTGGCGCGCGGTCTGGCAGAGCGCGTCAGTGCGGCCACCGGCCGGCAGTTGGGCGCGCCCCTCGCGACATTCCCGGGCACGGCGCTTGAGGGTGTGGCCTTTCGACATCCCCTGTACGACCGCGATTCTCAGGGCGTCCTTGGTGATTACGTCACGCTCGAACAGGGCACGGGTGCGGTTCACACGGCCCCGGGCCACGGCGTGGACGACTTCAACACGGGCGCGCGCTACGGCCTGCCGATCACCACACCAGTCGGCACTCACGGCCGGTTCGAAGAAGGCACGCCGGTTGTTGGTGGGCTGAAGGTCTTTGAAGCGAATCCCGTGGTGGAAGCTGCGCTGCAGGAGCGCGGACGCCTCTGGTTCAGGACCGACTTCGAACATTCGTATCCCCACTGCTGGCGTTGCCACCAGCCGGTGATCTTCCTGGCCACGCCGCAGTGGTTCATCCGGATGGACGACCTGCGCGCGGACGCCACCGCGGCATCGGACCATACGAAGTGGATTCCGTCGTGGGGCCGCGAGCGGATGACCGGAATGTTTGCGTCGCGCCCCGACTGGTGCATCTCGCGGCAGCGCGCGTGGGGCGTCCCGATCCCGGCCGTGACCTGTGTGGGCTGCGGCCGGTCGCACCTGACGCCCGCGCTCGTGGAACGCGCGGCCACCGTGTTTGCGCGTGACAACGCCGACGCGTGGTACGACCAGCCCATCGAGGCGTTCCTGCCTGATGGATTTGCATGTGACGCGTGCGGCGGCCAGACGTTTGAGCGCGAGCACGACATCCTGGATGTCTGGTTCGACTCGGGCTCCAGTCACGAGGCCGTGCTGGCGCAGCGATCTGACCTGACCTGGCCGGCCGACATGTACCTGGAAGGCACCGACCAATACCGCGGCTGGTTCCAGTCGTCGTTGCTCGTCGGTGTCGGCACGCGCGGCCGCGCCCCTTACGAATCCGTGCTGACGCATGGTTTTGTCGTGGACGACCACGGCCGCAAGATGTCGAAGTCTCTCGGCAACGTCATCGCACCGCAGCAGATCATGAAGGACACGGGCGCCGATGTCCTGCGCCTGTGGGTGGCGCTGGTCAACGTGCGCGATGAAATCCGCCTGGGCAAGGAAGTGCTGGCCCGCACGGTTGAGGCCTACCGCAAGATCCGCAACACGTTCCGGTATCTGCTGTCGAACCTGTACGACTTCGATCCGGCCACCGACCGCGTGGACCTCGACCAGCTGGATGAAGTGGACCGGCACATCCTCTCGCGGTACGCGCAGCTTGAGACACTCGCCCGTGCGGCGTACGACGAGTACGACTTCCAGGCGTTGTCCCATGCCGTGACGGAGTTCGTCACGGTGGATCTGAGCGCGCTGTACCTGGATGTCTCGAAGGATCGGCTCTACACGTTCCGCGCCAATTCACGGGAACGCCGGTCCGCCCAGACCGCGGTGTACGCAATTGCCGATGGCCTCACTCGCCTGCTGGCGCCCCTGATGCCGATGACGGCCGATGAGATCTGGGCGCGGCTGCCGGGCTCGCGCGAAGCATCGGTGCATCTGGCCGACTTCCCCAGCAGCCCACCAACGTGGATCAACGACGCGCTGGACCTGCGGTGGGAAACCCTCGCCAAGGTTCGGCGGGACGTGAACGAGAAGCTGGAACTCGCGCGAGGCCAGAAAGTCATCGGCGCGCCGCTGACGGCGCACGTCACGCTGACCGTGGGGGACGCGGATTTGTACCAAACGCTCAAGGCCGAAGAAGCGGGCCTGCCGATGTTGTTCATCGTGTCGGCCGTGACATTGAAGCGTGCGCCTGCCGATCAGGCCACTGCCGTCGAGGTCAAGGTGGCGCACGCCGCTGGAGACAAGTGCCCGCGGTGCTGGCGTTTTGTGCCTGCGTTGATCCCCGTCGGTGATGGCGACGCGTTGTGCCCCAGGTGTGAGGAGGCCGTGCGTGTTGCCTGAAGCCGCTGACGCCCAGCCGGGCAGCCCGACACCGGTGCCGTTCGTTGTCACACCAGCGGCCGGGCGCGTCCGCCACTTCTGGTGGTTGACCATTGGCCTCATCGTGGCCGATCAGGTCACCAAAGCCCTCGTCAACAGCGCGCTGGGGCTTTATGACAGCACGACCGTGATCCCGGGCTTTCTCGACCTGGTGCATGTGCGAAACGAAGGCGTGGCCTTCGGCCTGCTCAACAGCACCAACCTGCCCTACAAGGCGGCGATTACGACCGCGCTCGCCCTTGCGGCGCTGGGCGGCATCGCCCTGTACGCGCGACAGTTGCAGCCGCGTGAATGGGTGGCGCGCCTGGGCCTGGCGTGTATCCTTGGCGGCGCGGTGGGCAACCTCATCGACCGGGTGCGTCAGGGCTACGTGCTCGACTTCGTGGACGTGTACTGGAACACGTGGCATTTCTGGGCCTTCAACGTGGCCGATGCGTCGATCACAATTGGCGCGATTCTCGTGTTTGTTGATCTGCTACTGGTGAAACATCATGCATCCGATCCTGTTTAGTGTTGGCGACTGGCCCGTCTACTCCTACGGCGTGCTGCTGGCTGCGGCGTACCTCGTCGGACTGCAGCTGGGTGTGGTGCGTGCGCGACGCGCGGGCGTGGACCCGGCCAAGGTCATGGACCTGGGCATCTACCTCATCATCGCCGCGCTCGTGGGCGCCAAGCTCATGCTCATCGCCGTGGACTGGGAGTACTTCCGGTCGCAGCCACGCGAACTGCTGTCACTCGTCCGCGCCGGCGGCGTGTTCTACGGCGGGCTGATCCTCTCCGTCACTGTGGGCTTGTTGTTGATCCGACGATACAAGTTGCCCGTGTGGACCACCGCCGATCTCATGGCGCCAGGCATTGCGCTGGGGCACGTGATCGGGCGCTTCGGTTGCCTCCTGGCCGGCTGCTGCTACGGCCGCCCCACCGACGTCCCCTGGGCCATCACCTTCACGAATCCACTCGCCGCCACCAACGTCGGTACACCGCTGCAGATCCCGCTCCATCCCACGCAGTTGTACGATGCCGGCGCCGAACTCCTCATTCTGGGAATCTTGCTGCTGACTGAGCGGAAGGGAAAACCGTTCGCGGGCCGCACCTTCTGGGCCTACCTGATGCTCTACGGCATTTCGCGGTTCGTCATCGAGTTCTACCGCGGTGACGCAGGCCGCGGCACCGTGATGGCCGGGCTCTCCACGTCGCAGTTCGTGTCTCTGCTGCTGGTGCCGCTCAGCCTTGGCATGCTCGCCTGGCTGCGGCGTCGTGGACAGGCCGCAAAGGCCTGATCGCCACACCATGGCCGCACGCACCCGACTGGAGGTCGGCGCGGCCGACGCCGGCGCGCGGCTCGATCAATTTCTGGCCGCCCACCTCGAGGGCGTATCGCGCTCGCAGATTCAGCGGCTGATTCGCGACGGACACGTCTCGGTATCGGCCGGAGACGCCAAGGCCAGCCTCGCCGTGACGGCAGACCTCGTGGTCGAAGTGGAAGTGCCACCGCCCATGCCGGCCACACCTGGCGCGGAAGATCTGCCGCTCACCATCCTCCACAACGACGCCGACATCGTCGTCATCGACAAACCTGCCGGGATGGTGGTGCATCCGGCCGCCGGACATGCCACCGGCACGCTCGTGAATGCGCTGCTGCACCACGTGACCGGACTGTCGGGCATCGGCGGCACGGAGCGGCCCGGCATCGTGCATCGGCTTGATCGCGGCACGTCTGGCGTGATGGTGGTGGCGAAACACGACCGGGCCCATCGCGCATTGTCGGCGCAGTTTCACGATCGACTGGTGCGCAAGGAATACCTCGCGCTGGTGTGGCATGCGCCGCCAGTGGGGCTGCATATCGACGACCCGCTGGGGCGTGACCCCAACCATCGGCAGCGGATGTCAGGCCGGGCCAAACGGGGCCGCTCCGCCCTGACAGATGTGATCGCCGTGGAAGCGCTCCGGGGTGTCTCGCTCGTGCGCGTGTCGATCGGCACCGGGCGCACGCACCAGATTCGCGTGCACTTGAGTGAACATGGTTTTCCGCTGGTGGGCGACGCCCTTTATGGCGGCGTCCACAAGCGCCTGCCAACGCACCTCGCGGCGGTGGCGCGACTGACCCGGCCATTCCTGCACGCCGCGCGCCTGTCGTTTTCGCACCCGTCAGACGGACGCATGATGACGTTTGAGGCGCCATTGCCGCCCGACCTTCATAGTGTGATTACCGCCCTGCGCCACACCGCGGCCAGGGCGTGACGGAAGGGTACTGACAGTGGCAGCCGACAACCCTGTTGACGTGATGTTTCAAGGGCGTGTGATTCGCGTGGAGCGCGAGCAGGTCACGCTCGACAACGGCCGCACGGTAGCGATCGAGGCCGTGCGCCATCGGGGCTCTGTGGTGATCATTGCCCGGCCCGCGCCAGGCCACGTCGTGCTGATTCGCCAATACCGCCCGGTGATTGGGCAGTGGATCTGGGAACTGCCGGCCGGCAGCCTCGACGAGGGCGAATCACCCGACACGGCAGTGGTGCGTGAGTGCGAAGAAGAGATCGGCCTCACACCGGGGCGGGTCACCCTGCTCGCATCGTGGTACCCCACGCCGGGCTTCTGCGACGAGATCATGCACTTCTACCTGTGCGACGACCTGTCCGTCCCCGCCGGGCCGATTGCCCGGGATGAGGACGAACAGATTGAACCGGCGACGGTCAGCCTCGCCGACCTCCGGGCGATGATCGCCGACGGCCGCGTGAAAGACATGAAGACCGTCGTCGGCCTGTCGCTCGCAGACGCTAACGGCCTGGCCGATTCTTCGGCACGCTGACCGTCACCGACGTTTGCGTCGTCTGGCCCGCAACGTCCGTGGCAGTGATGGTCACGGTGTAGACGCGGCCTGCCCCGCCGCTCGCGCGCTCCGCACGCAGGAACACGATGTGGTTGGTCAAGACCAACCAGTCGGGCGACGTGTTCCCGTCCCCAGGGCCATTCACCGGCTCGTTACTGGTCACCGACAGGCTGGTGGTCACGGGACCGCACCCGTCAGTGGCCGTGTGACCCATCCACACGGGGATCAACCAGTGATTCGCGGGCCACAACACGGTTGAGCTGGCCCACACGCCGGAGATCGTCGGTGGGGCATTTACCACGGTCACGGTGGCTGTCGCCGAGTTGTTGTCAGGGATCAGGTCGCTCGTGTCGGAGGTGACCGATGCCGAGGTGTCAAGCGGAGTGCCGTTCGCCACCGCACAGCCGATCGTCGCGGTGAACGCAAACGACTCGGACGCACCCGCTGCAAGGGAGGCGAACGTCGTGACCGTGGCGTTGGCGGACACCGCGACGTTCTGCGCCAGGAACCCACCGTTGTTGGTCACAGTGACGGTGTACGTCACCACGTCCCCCGCAGACGGCGTCGGGACATCTGCCGAGATGGTCACCTCGAGGTCCGCAGTCGGCGGCGGGAATCTGAAGTACGCCACCGGCATGTCGTGGTCGGACGCCCCCTCGGGCCGCGTGGCATCGTCGGTGAACACAGGACCGCCCGGGAAGTCTGAGTTGCCCCGCGCAATGGCGTATCGCTGCAGATAGGAGGCGGCCACGGTATTGACCAGCACGTGATCGAGCGCCTGCGGCGTTCCCTCGAAGATGAAGCTGTACCGATCGGTCAGGGGCAGACTGTCGGTCAGGTTCAGGAAATCCGGCGTGACGAAATCCGGGCTGAGGTCGACCACGATCTGGTCGTCTGGTGTTGGCAGACCTTTGATGACGGCAATGGGATCCGTGTAGCCATCGTTGAACTCGTACGCGTTGTAGTCGCCCACCGAGATGACGGCCGTGCCTGGGTTTCCCACCTGGAGGCTCTGCAGCAACTGGGCGACCGATTCGGCCTGTGCCGTGCGTTTGGCGCGAACGCGGTCTCCCTCGGTTCCGATCAGGTCCACGTCGATAAACGATCGGAGGTGGTTGACGACCACGATCACCGGCCGTGGGTTCACGCTCAGGGGATCGACCGTGGCACGCAACACGAGTGGCGGACGGTCGTGCAACAGCGAGGACCCGCCGCCTGGCGGCGTGAACGTACCGGCCGGCTCCGCCGTGACCGAGTCAATCTGCACGCGAGACGTCTTGACCAGGAAACCGACGTTCTGTGACGAAGGCGTGACGCCATCGGCGAGCATGGCCACCACGAGCCGGGCCTGGTAACCAGGGTTCGGTTCGCCGGCTGCCACGGCGTCGGCGTTGACCTGATCCGCCAGTGCCTGTAGCGTCGGCTCGTCGAGAATCTCGATGTGGCCGATGACATCGGGCGACTGCATCAACTGGCGGATAGCGAGTGCCGCCTTCCGCCGCCGGGTCTCGTTGCCCGCGAAGTTTTCGATGTTGAAACCGGCCACTGTGAACTCGCCGGCCACAGGAACGGGCACCGACACGCCGGCCATGTTCGGTCCGGCCACAATCGGGGCCTCGGGCAACAGCTTGTAGGCTCCGAACGAATAGTCGAGTGGACCGACCACGCCGCCGATCGTCACGTTGGAGGTCACCAAGACCACGACCGAACCCACCAGACCATCGGTGTCGATGAAGATCCGCTCAGGGTTCCCGTCGAAGCGCGGGATACAGCAATCGACCAGACCCGTAGTCGGATCGGCTGGGACCGGGTCGGCGATAGGAATGCCCGGCTCACGCATCGGCCTCGTGACACCAGGCAGTACGGTGGCGATTTCGCCAAAGTCATCGGTCGGCGCGACCGAGACAAGTTCGGCCGCCTGCATCCGCATCCCTTCGAACGACTCGAGCTGGTCCGGTGCCCCATTCGGGTCGAGCATCGCGGTGGTCAGCGTCACTGGGGCAGGAAGGGGGTTTCCACTGGACTGCACCACCACATCGCCCGGCAGCGAACTCTCCAGCTGCGTGAGGCTGAAGAACTCGCCAGCTGTGCCCTGGACGATGACCGCATCTCCGGCTGCGACAGCGGGAACCGCGCCCGTGAACACAAACAGCGCCTGCGAGGTCGCCGCGTTGGCATCACCGTTGTCAGGTGTCTGCACAAAAAAGCCGTTCGACTTCCGGGCGGTCACGATACCGGT from Acidobacteriota bacterium encodes:
- the prmC gene encoding peptide chain release factor N(5)-glutamine methyltransferase is translated as MTLVASVVDAAVARLCAAGFSRDDARRDVGVLARSILQWSLADWLAQSSTEAPADFAPTLDALIARRARHEPVAYLLGEKEFYGRPYRVTRHTLIPRPETEGLVDATLAWLRERAEGALRPPRIIDVGTGSGCIAITLALEGASLGAKISATDISPDALATARENAHRLGAATVHFHQGDLLADVALPVDAIVSNPPYVPSHGRQSMQPDVADYEPSTALFAGDDGLDVIRQLIPEARRGLAPGGVLIMEVGIGQADAITALLEAAGFAGVERHADLQGIARVIVAHVPGPPGGPGL
- a CDS encoding histidine triad nucleotide-binding protein, giving the protein MSCLFCRIIAGEIPASRVYEDETLIAFDDIHPQAPMHVLIVPRLHVPTLNALDPSHDALVGSMIRRAAAIAKDRGFDEGGYRTVFNCNAQAGQTVFHIHLHVLGGRTLAWPPG
- a CDS encoding HAD family hydrolase translates to MAETDAVFFDVDFTLIRPGPRFLGAGYAGTCVRYGVEVDPATFETAVAGAAAMLDSADQLYHDLLFTRYTARIIELMGGSGPGVETAAREIYDDWAQHHHFEMYDDVPAALTALHGRGVKLGLISNSHRCLTSFQAHFAIEGLMSVTVSSAEFGYMKPDPRIFQEALERMEVSASRAVMVGDSLAHDVHGARQAGMRAVLLDRGQRVTLDDPTITVIRSLAELSNVL
- the ileS gene encoding isoleucine--tRNA ligase, whose product is MRDWKDTLNLPRTDFPMKANLPTAEPATLARWAGMNLYEAIRSRRAGAPKFVLHDGPPYANGQIHIGHALNKILKDFIVKSQTMAGRDAPYVPGWDCHGLPIELNVEKERGPASKSGSVGDFRRACREYAATFVASQRADFERLGIFGDWDSPYLTMNFGYQAAIVRALGKFVARGLVYKGKKPVHWCLRDRTALAEAEVEYETHRSPSIYVEFPLSSADTTLASRVPALAGRSVSVLIWTTTPWTIPANLAVAFHPSLEYGAFEYEGRAVIVARGLAERVSAATGRQLGAPLATFPGTALEGVAFRHPLYDRDSQGVLGDYVTLEQGTGAVHTAPGHGVDDFNTGARYGLPITTPVGTHGRFEEGTPVVGGLKVFEANPVVEAALQERGRLWFRTDFEHSYPHCWRCHQPVIFLATPQWFIRMDDLRADATAASDHTKWIPSWGRERMTGMFASRPDWCISRQRAWGVPIPAVTCVGCGRSHLTPALVERAATVFARDNADAWYDQPIEAFLPDGFACDACGGQTFEREHDILDVWFDSGSSHEAVLAQRSDLTWPADMYLEGTDQYRGWFQSSLLVGVGTRGRAPYESVLTHGFVVDDHGRKMSKSLGNVIAPQQIMKDTGADVLRLWVALVNVRDEIRLGKEVLARTVEAYRKIRNTFRYLLSNLYDFDPATDRVDLDQLDEVDRHILSRYAQLETLARAAYDEYDFQALSHAVTEFVTVDLSALYLDVSKDRLYTFRANSRERRSAQTAVYAIADGLTRLLAPLMPMTADEIWARLPGSREASVHLADFPSSPPTWINDALDLRWETLAKVRRDVNEKLELARGQKVIGAPLTAHVTLTVGDADLYQTLKAEEAGLPMLFIVSAVTLKRAPADQATAVEVKVAHAAGDKCPRCWRFVPALIPVGDGDALCPRCEEAVRVA
- the lspA gene encoding signal peptidase II, whose translation is MATRCAPGVRRPCVLPEAADAQPGSPTPVPFVVTPAAGRVRHFWWLTIGLIVADQVTKALVNSALGLYDSTTVIPGFLDLVHVRNEGVAFGLLNSTNLPYKAAITTALALAALGGIALYARQLQPREWVARLGLACILGGAVGNLIDRVRQGYVLDFVDVYWNTWHFWAFNVADASITIGAILVFVDLLLVKHHASDPV
- the lgt gene encoding prolipoprotein diacylglyceryl transferase; the encoded protein is MHPILFSVGDWPVYSYGVLLAAAYLVGLQLGVVRARRAGVDPAKVMDLGIYLIIAALVGAKLMLIAVDWEYFRSQPRELLSLVRAGGVFYGGLILSVTVGLLLIRRYKLPVWTTADLMAPGIALGHVIGRFGCLLAGCCYGRPTDVPWAITFTNPLAATNVGTPLQIPLHPTQLYDAGAELLILGILLLTERKGKPFAGRTFWAYLMLYGISRFVIEFYRGDAGRGTVMAGLSTSQFVSLLLVPLSLGMLAWLRRRGQAAKA
- a CDS encoding RluA family pseudouridine synthase, yielding MAARTRLEVGAADAGARLDQFLAAHLEGVSRSQIQRLIRDGHVSVSAGDAKASLAVTADLVVEVEVPPPMPATPGAEDLPLTILHNDADIVVIDKPAGMVVHPAAGHATGTLVNALLHHVTGLSGIGGTERPGIVHRLDRGTSGVMVVAKHDRAHRALSAQFHDRLVRKEYLALVWHAPPVGLHIDDPLGRDPNHRQRMSGRAKRGRSALTDVIAVEALRGVSLVRVSIGTGRTHQIRVHLSEHGFPLVGDALYGGVHKRLPTHLAAVARLTRPFLHAARLSFSHPSDGRMMTFEAPLPPDLHSVITALRHTAARA
- a CDS encoding NUDIX hydrolase, whose protein sequence is MAADNPVDVMFQGRVIRVEREQVTLDNGRTVAIEAVRHRGSVVIIARPAPGHVVLIRQYRPVIGQWIWELPAGSLDEGESPDTAVVRECEEEIGLTPGRVTLLASWYPTPGFCDEIMHFYLCDDLSVPAGPIARDEDEQIEPATVSLADLRAMIADGRVKDMKTVVGLSLADANGLADSSAR
- a CDS encoding lamin tail domain-containing protein — translated: MTRLLKCLLATVLCAFAVSSSIQGAPTVFINEIHYDNTGTDTGELVEIAGPAGTDLTGYSIVLYNGSGGASYGTVPLSGVIADQQNGFGAISFPTVGIQNGAPDGVALVQGTTVIQFLSYEGAFAATNGPANGLTSTDIGVLQNGSGAVGQSMQLVGTGATYSDFTWSAAAAATPGGVNTGQSFVGITGPTIAIDNVSVTEGSGGTVDATFTVTVTGVHSGVTFDIATADGTATILDADYQARSEFAVSIPPAETTYTFTVVVNGDLTFEANEQFSVALSNVVGATVSDGQGVGTITNDEPPPPVTSDVVISQVYGGGGNSGAPYSNDFVELFNRSAAPINVTGWSVQYASATGSGTWAVTPLSGTIAPGGYYLIQQAAGTTPSTPLPTQDATGTIAMAAGSGKVALQTNITPIAGSCPLTGTADLVGYGSTATCDEGAGPASALSNTLASLRKRGGCFDSNNNNVDFASGAPNPRNSASPTRSCTFAPAAIHDIQGASTVTPYLGLDVTTTGIVTARKSNGFFVQTPDNGDANAATSQALFVFTGAVPAVAAGDAVIVQGTAGEFFSLTQLESSLPGDVVVQSSGNPLPAPVTLTTAMLDPNGAPDQLESFEGMRMQAAELVSVAPTDDFGEIATVLPGVTRPMREPGIPIADPVPADPTTGLVDCCIPRFDGNPERIFIDTDGLVGSVVVLVTSNVTIGGVVGPLDYSFGAYKLLPEAPIVAGPNMAGVSVPVPVAGEFTVAGFNIENFAGNETRRRKAALAIRQLMQSPDVIGHIEILDEPTLQALADQVNADAVAAGEPNPGYQARLVVAMLADGVTPSSQNVGFLVKTSRVQIDSVTAEPAGTFTPPGGGSSLLHDRPPLVLRATVDPLSVNPRPVIVVVNHLRSFIDVDLIGTEGDRVRAKRTAQAESVAQLLQSLQVGNPGTAVISVGDYNAYEFNDGYTDPIAVIKGLPTPDDQIVVDLSPDFVTPDFLNLTDSLPLTDRYSFIFEGTPQALDHVLVNTVAASYLQRYAIARGNSDFPGGPVFTDDATRPEGASDHDMPVAYFRFPPPTADLEVTISADVPTPSAGDVVTYTVTVTNNGGFLAQNVAVSANATVTTFASLAAGASESFAFTATIGCAVANGTPLDTSASVTSDTSDLIPDNNSATATVTVVNAPPTISGVWASSTVLWPANHWLIPVWMGHTATDGCGPVTTSLSVTSNEPVNGPGDGNTSPDWLVLTNHIVFLRAERASGGAGRVYTVTITATDVAGQTTQTSVTVSVPKNRPGR